In the genome of Rhodoferax fermentans, one region contains:
- a CDS encoding F0F1 ATP synthase subunit B translates to MSINATFFAQMVVFFLLVMFTMKLVWPPIAKALDERAQKIAEGLAAADKAKAELSSANRRVEEELVKSRTETAGRLADAERRALSIIEEAKAKAAEEGSKIVAAAKAEAEQQTVKAREVLREQVAALAVKGAEQILRKEVNAGVHADLLNRLKTEL, encoded by the coding sequence GTGAGTATTAACGCAACATTCTTCGCGCAGATGGTGGTGTTTTTCCTGTTGGTGATGTTCACGATGAAACTCGTGTGGCCACCGATAGCCAAAGCACTGGACGAACGCGCCCAGAAAATCGCAGAAGGCCTGGCTGCTGCCGACAAAGCCAAGGCCGAACTTTCATCTGCCAACCGGCGTGTGGAAGAAGAGTTGGTCAAGTCGCGCACCGAGACAGCGGGTCGTTTGGCGGATGCCGAACGCCGTGCTCTGAGCATCATCGAAGAAGCCAAGGCCAAAGCCGCAGAAGAAGGCAGCAAGATTGTTGCCGCTGCCAAAGCTGAGGCTGAGCAACAGACGGTGAAGGCCCGCGAGGTACTGCGTGAGCAGGTTGCGGCACTGGCTGTCAAAGGTGCAGAGCAGATCTTGCGCAAGGAAGTCAACGCTGGCGTCCATGCTGACTTGCTGAACCGTTTGAAGACCGAGCTTTAA
- a CDS encoding F0F1 ATP synthase subunit epsilon — translation MNTIHVDVVSAEESIFSGEARFVALPGEAGELGIYPRHTPLITRVKAGSVRIEMADGSEEFVFVAGGILEIQPDCVTVLSDTAIRGKDLDDEKANEAKLAAEEAVKNARTDLDLAKASSELAVMAAQISALRKYRNKK, via the coding sequence ATGAACACCATCCACGTTGATGTGGTCAGTGCCGAAGAGTCCATCTTCTCGGGTGAAGCACGTTTTGTGGCTTTGCCCGGTGAAGCTGGTGAACTGGGCATTTATCCACGCCACACACCGCTGATCACCCGTGTCAAAGCGGGCTCGGTGCGTATCGAAATGGCTGACGGTTCCGAAGAGTTTGTCTTTGTGGCCGGTGGCATTCTGGAAATCCAGCCTGACTGCGTGACCGTGCTGTCGGACACCGCCATCCGTGGCAAGGACCTGGACGACGAAAAAGCCAACGAAGCCAAACTGGCTGCCGAGGAAGCCGTCAAAAACGCCAGGACAGATCTGGATCTGGCCAAAGCCTCGTCAGAGCTGGCGGTCATGGCTGCCCAGATCAGCGCCTTGCGCAAGTACCGCAACAAGAAATAA
- a CDS encoding ATP synthase subunit I yields the protein MATIAPSGAQGSEFDDGPEVFVPLTPEQAAVIRAANPSTSPWWVVVGQIVLGLLAVGLSLLWFDERVAKSLACGVLAVVVPAALFARGLTSRFARANVGAAVVSFFLWELVKIVVTLGILFAAHRLVADLSWPAMLVGLVVAIKVYWLALAFRRPGKPVQVLTPHGKSN from the coding sequence ATGGCGACAATAGCACCTTCGGGAGCACAGGGCTCTGAGTTCGATGATGGGCCCGAAGTTTTTGTTCCATTAACGCCTGAACAGGCGGCGGTTATCCGGGCTGCCAATCCCTCGACCTCACCCTGGTGGGTGGTGGTGGGCCAAATTGTGCTGGGTCTGTTGGCAGTTGGTTTGTCTTTGCTTTGGTTTGATGAAAGAGTTGCCAAATCACTTGCATGTGGTGTGTTGGCGGTGGTGGTTCCTGCGGCCTTGTTTGCGCGTGGGTTGACCAGCCGCTTTGCCAGAGCCAATGTGGGTGCGGCGGTGGTCAGCTTCTTTTTGTGGGAGCTGGTCAAGATAGTTGTGACGCTGGGCATTCTTTTTGCTGCCCATCGTCTGGTGGCAGATTTGAGCTGGCCAGCCATGTTGGTTGGTCTGGTGGTTGCCATCAAGGTGTATTGGTTGGCTTTGGCGTTCAGGCGTCCAGGCAAGCCGGTGCAAGTTTTAACGCCTCATGGCAAAAGTAACTGA
- the lipB gene encoding lipoyl(octanoyl) transferase LipB, translating into MAPSAQFLGRVDYLPTYEAMQAFTAERTAATPDVLWICEHPPVYTQGLAGKKEHIFNPDDIPVIQTNRGGQVTYHGPGQVVAYPLLDLKRAGYFVKEYVYRIEEAVIRTLMHFGVTGHRVAGAPGIYVRLDDPRSHALLPQRPKKGASATPDFTGLGKIGALGIKVSHNCTYHGVALNVAMDLEPYLRINPCGYQALQTVDLSTIGVFVPWQEAADVLAQQLARYLAP; encoded by the coding sequence GTGGCTCCCAGCGCACAGTTTCTCGGGCGTGTGGACTACCTGCCCACCTACGAGGCGATGCAGGCTTTTACCGCCGAGCGAACAGCAGCAACGCCAGACGTGTTATGGATTTGTGAGCACCCTCCTGTTTATACACAAGGGCTGGCAGGCAAAAAGGAACATATTTTTAACCCAGACGACATCCCCGTCATCCAGACCAACCGGGGCGGCCAGGTGACTTACCACGGCCCGGGGCAGGTGGTGGCCTACCCTTTGCTTGACCTCAAACGTGCGGGTTACTTCGTCAAGGAGTATGTCTACCGCATCGAAGAGGCGGTGATCCGCACCCTGATGCACTTTGGTGTCACCGGGCACCGCGTGGCGGGCGCGCCTGGCATTTATGTGCGCCTGGACGACCCACGCTCCCACGCGCTATTGCCGCAGCGGCCCAAAAAAGGCGCCAGCGCCACACCGGATTTCACCGGACTGGGCAAGATCGGCGCCCTGGGCATCAAGGTCAGCCACAACTGCACCTACCACGGCGTGGCACTCAATGTGGCGATGGACCTCGAACCCTACTTGCGTATCAACCCCTGCGGCTACCAGGCGCTGCAAACCGTTGACCTTTCTACAATTGGCGTTTTTGTCCCCTGGCAAGAGGCGGCAGACGTGCTGGCGCAGCAGCTGGCCCGCTACCTGGCCCCCTGA
- a CDS encoding F0F1 ATP synthase subunit delta, which translates to MAELATIARPYAEALFAACGAEADTVLGWLDELACVAAEPQLLQFADSPKATSDQVYGVISGVMKTALDVHAQNFLRTVIANNRLAFLPEIASQFRVLANAKSGTSDAVVYSAFPIDGAALAETAKVLEQRFGRKLNLTVELQPDLIGGIRVVLGDEVLDTSVKARLEQMKVALTA; encoded by the coding sequence ATGGCTGAACTTGCCACTATTGCACGTCCTTACGCTGAGGCTTTGTTCGCAGCCTGTGGTGCTGAAGCCGACACGGTACTGGGCTGGCTCGATGAGCTGGCCTGTGTTGCCGCAGAGCCGCAGTTGCTGCAGTTTGCAGACAGCCCGAAAGCGACCTCGGACCAGGTGTACGGCGTGATTTCTGGTGTCATGAAGACGGCTTTGGACGTGCATGCACAGAATTTCCTGCGTACGGTGATCGCAAATAACCGGCTGGCTTTTTTGCCTGAAATTGCATCGCAGTTTCGTGTGCTGGCCAATGCCAAAAGCGGGACTAGTGATGCTGTTGTTTACAGTGCTTTCCCGATCGATGGCGCCGCCCTGGCTGAGACAGCCAAGGTGCTTGAGCAGCGGTTTGGGCGCAAGCTCAATCTGACGGTTGAGTTGCAGCCCGATCTGATTGGCGGCATCCGGGTGGTCTTAGGTGACGAAGTTCTTGACACATCGGTCAAGGCGCGTTTGGAACAAATGAAAGTGGCTTTAACGGCTTGA
- a CDS encoding TPM domain-containing protein produces MWVQLKRLFKHRWLADGAARRALPPSTLERLAQAVRHSETQHSGEIRIFVEAGLPLSYLWRDAPLPHIIRQRALSQFGKLRVWDTEHNNGVLIYLLQAEHAIEIVADRGLNDKVSAATWQHLLSGMRAHFQRGEFETGLTQTVAAVSGLLQAHFPLAPDAHNPNELPDMPTLR; encoded by the coding sequence ATGTGGGTTCAACTCAAACGGCTTTTTAAACACCGCTGGCTGGCTGATGGCGCCGCCAGGCGTGCACTGCCACCTAGCACGCTGGAACGGCTGGCGCAAGCGGTCCGCCACAGCGAAACACAGCACAGCGGTGAAATCCGGATTTTTGTCGAAGCTGGCTTGCCGCTCAGTTACCTCTGGCGCGATGCGCCTTTGCCACACATCATCCGCCAGCGTGCACTGAGCCAGTTTGGCAAGCTGCGGGTCTGGGACACCGAGCACAACAACGGGGTGCTGATCTATCTGTTGCAGGCTGAACACGCCATCGAGATCGTGGCGGATCGGGGACTCAATGACAAAGTGTCTGCCGCCACCTGGCAGCATCTGCTGAGCGGCATGCGTGCTCACTTCCAACGGGGTGAGTTCGAAACGGGACTGACACAGACTGTGGCGGCGGTCTCGGGCTTGTTGCAGGCCCATTTCCCACTCGCCCCCGACGCGCACAACCCAAACGAGTTGCCCGACATGCCCACGCTGCGCTGA
- the atpG gene encoding F0F1 ATP synthase subunit gamma: MATGKEIRGKIKNFESTKKITKAMEMISVSKMRKAQERMRAARPYTEKVRNIAAHLGSANPEYVHPFMKSNNAKAVGMIVVTTDKGLCGGLNTNVLRGVTNKLRDVQNAGMTTQAVAVGNKGLGFLNRIGAKVVAHVTQLGDRPHLERLIGPVKVLLDAYERGEVSAVYLTYTRFINTMKQEVVMEQLLPLSAVQMSEEARVSEAKSGTKHGWDYIYEPDAQTVIDELIVRYVEALVFQAVAENMASEHAARMVAMKAATDNAGNVIGELKLVYNKTRQAAITKELSEIVSGAAAIAA, encoded by the coding sequence ATGGCAACTGGCAAGGAAATACGCGGCAAGATCAAAAACTTCGAAAGCACGAAGAAGATCACCAAGGCCATGGAGATGATTTCCGTCTCCAAGATGCGTAAAGCGCAGGAACGCATGCGTGCTGCCCGACCCTACACTGAAAAAGTCCGCAACATCGCTGCCCATCTGGGCAGCGCCAACCCGGAGTATGTCCACCCGTTCATGAAGTCCAACAACGCCAAGGCAGTTGGCATGATTGTGGTGACCACCGACAAGGGTTTGTGTGGCGGCCTCAACACCAACGTGTTGCGTGGTGTTACCAACAAGCTGCGCGATGTGCAGAACGCTGGCATGACCACCCAGGCTGTGGCCGTTGGCAACAAGGGCCTGGGTTTTCTCAACCGCATCGGTGCCAAAGTGGTGGCGCATGTCACCCAACTGGGTGACCGGCCGCATTTGGAGCGTTTGATCGGGCCGGTCAAGGTGTTGCTGGATGCGTATGAGAGAGGCGAAGTCAGCGCGGTGTACCTGACCTACACCCGTTTCATCAACACGATGAAGCAGGAAGTGGTCATGGAGCAGCTGCTGCCTTTGTCGGCGGTGCAAATGAGTGAAGAGGCCCGCGTCAGCGAAGCCAAGTCGGGCACCAAGCATGGCTGGGACTACATCTATGAACCCGATGCGCAGACGGTCATTGATGAGTTGATCGTGCGTTACGTGGAAGCGCTGGTGTTCCAGGCGGTTGCCGAAAACATGGCGTCTGAGCACGCCGCCCGCATGGTCGCCATGAAGGCGGCTACCGATAACGCTGGCAATGTGATTGGTGAGTTGAAGCTGGTCTACAACAAGACCCGCCAGGCCGCCATCACCAAAGAGTTGTCAGAAATCGTCTCCGGCGCCGCCGCCATTGCTGCCTGA
- a CDS encoding TPM domain-containing protein — protein sequence MKRILAGFTACLLGWLLTLGVVLAQQAVPPLTGHVVDISGALGAPQREQLETKLTAFEQARGTQLVLLLVPSTQPEDITSYANRVGNSWKIGRKEIGDGVLLVVALNDRRVRIEVAKTLEGAIPDLAAKRIIDQAITPRFKQGDYAGGLDVATDQLMALVTGEALPVPSQAGTNKQTGDDGFNWMDLGIFMFIAVPVVGAVTKRILGTRLGSVATGGVAGFIALILTSSLLIAGLAAVAALVFTLLSGVSTGSRSGFGGGGGSFGGGGFGGGFGSGGGGGFSSGGGGDFGGGGASGDW from the coding sequence ATGAAACGCATCTTGGCGGGGTTTACCGCCTGTCTGCTGGGTTGGCTGTTGACGCTGGGGGTCGTCCTGGCGCAACAGGCCGTACCACCACTGACCGGCCATGTCGTCGACATAAGCGGCGCCCTGGGTGCCCCACAGCGGGAGCAACTGGAGACCAAACTCACGGCCTTTGAGCAGGCACGCGGCACCCAGTTGGTGCTGCTGCTGGTGCCAAGCACCCAGCCCGAGGACATCACCAGTTATGCCAACCGGGTTGGCAACAGCTGGAAGATCGGTCGCAAAGAGATCGGTGACGGTGTGTTGCTGGTGGTGGCCCTGAACGACCGGCGGGTACGCATTGAGGTGGCCAAAACCCTGGAAGGCGCCATTCCCGATCTGGCGGCCAAACGCATCATTGACCAGGCCATCACCCCGCGTTTTAAACAGGGGGATTACGCGGGTGGTCTGGACGTGGCGACCGACCAACTCATGGCGCTTGTCACCGGCGAGGCCCTGCCCGTGCCCAGCCAGGCGGGGACAAACAAGCAGACGGGTGACGACGGCTTCAACTGGATGGATTTGGGCATTTTCATGTTCATCGCGGTGCCGGTGGTGGGTGCTGTCACCAAACGCATCCTGGGCACGCGGCTCGGCTCGGTGGCCACGGGTGGTGTGGCCGGGTTCATCGCCTTGATACTCACCAGCAGCCTGCTGATCGCCGGACTGGCTGCTGTGGCTGCGCTGGTGTTCACCCTCCTGTCCGGTGTGTCCACAGGTAGCCGCAGCGGGTTTGGCGGCGGGGGTGGCAGCTTTGGCGGCGGTGGGTTCGGAGGCGGTTTTGGCAGCGGCGGTGGCGGCGGCTTCAGTTCAGGTGGCGGTGGCGACTTTGGCGGCGGCGGCGCCTCAGGAGACTGGTGA
- the lipA gene encoding lipoyl synthase, producing the protein MSTSTDDTTVRVAQSAENYDPTAKQKAAAKLSRIPVKVVQGEILRKPEWIRVKAGSPSTRFYEIKDVLRSNKLVTVCEEASCPNIGECFGKGTATFMIMGDKCTRRCPFCDVGHGRPDPLDVNEPVNLANTIAQLKLKYVVITSVDRDDLRDGGAGHFVACIEQIRAKSPHTQIEVLVPDFRGRDDRALEILKAAPPDVMNHNLETIPRLYREARPGSDYQFSLNLLKKFKALFPDVPTKSGIMVGLGETDEEILQTMQDMRDHGINMLTIGQYLAPSTAHLTVKRYVHPDVFKMFETKAYEMGFSHAAVGAMVRSSYHADQQAGHAMASL; encoded by the coding sequence ATGAGCACCTCCACTGACGACACCACCGTGCGCGTGGCCCAATCCGCCGAAAACTACGACCCCACCGCCAAACAAAAGGCCGCGGCCAAGCTGTCGCGCATCCCGGTCAAGGTGGTGCAAGGCGAGATCTTGCGCAAACCCGAGTGGATTCGTGTCAAGGCCGGCAGCCCCAGCACCCGCTTCTACGAAATCAAGGACGTGTTGCGCAGCAACAAACTCGTCACCGTGTGTGAAGAAGCCAGCTGCCCCAACATCGGTGAGTGTTTTGGCAAAGGCACAGCCACCTTCATGATCATGGGTGACAAATGCACCCGGCGTTGCCCGTTTTGTGACGTGGGTCATGGCCGCCCCGACCCGCTGGATGTGAACGAACCGGTCAACCTGGCCAACACCATTGCCCAGCTCAAACTCAAGTACGTGGTGATCACCAGCGTGGACCGAGACGACCTGCGCGACGGTGGCGCCGGCCACTTTGTGGCCTGCATCGAACAGATTCGCGCCAAATCACCACACACCCAGATCGAGGTGCTGGTGCCCGACTTCCGGGGCCGCGACGACCGTGCGCTGGAAATCCTCAAAGCCGCACCACCCGACGTGATGAACCACAACCTGGAAACCATCCCGCGCCTGTACCGCGAGGCCCGCCCCGGCTCGGACTACCAGTTCAGCCTGAACCTGCTCAAGAAGTTCAAGGCGCTGTTCCCTGACGTGCCCACCAAGAGCGGCATCATGGTTGGCCTGGGCGAAACCGACGAGGAAATCCTGCAGACCATGCAGGACATGCGTGACCACGGCATCAACATGCTGACCATCGGCCAATACCTCGCGCCCTCAACCGCCCACCTGACGGTCAAGCGCTACGTGCACCCGGACGTGTTCAAGATGTTCGAAACCAAAGCGTACGAGATGGGCTTCAGCCACGCGGCGGTGGGCGCCATGGTGCGCTCCAGCTACCATGCCGACCAGCAGGCCGGGCACGCGATGGCCAGCCTCTGA
- the atpB gene encoding F0F1 ATP synthase subunit A: MAIEEHAAQGPTAGEYIGHHLTHLQSAKQSGVIDMSVFNLDSIFWAVLLGCLGLFVMWRVAKSVTAGVPGRMQAAVEILLEMVDTQAKGIIHNAESRKFVGPLALTVFMWVFLMNSMDFLPVDLIPLIWEMIYGAAGHDPHHAYMRVVPTADLSTTLAMSTSVLLVCLYYNIKIKGAGGWAHELVTAPFGTSKNPLYAIPLGVLNLAMQLIEFTAKTVSHGMRLFGNMYAGELVFMLIALMGAVGFGSATGIVLWFGHVLAGTGWAIFHILIVALQAFIFMMLTLVYVGQAHDHH; encoded by the coding sequence ATGGCTATTGAAGAACATGCTGCGCAAGGCCCAACGGCTGGTGAGTACATCGGCCACCATTTGACCCACCTGCAGTCCGCGAAACAATCGGGCGTGATTGACATGTCTGTGTTCAACCTGGACTCCATTTTTTGGGCGGTCCTGCTGGGTTGTCTGGGTTTGTTTGTGATGTGGCGGGTGGCCAAGTCGGTGACGGCGGGTGTGCCTGGTCGCATGCAGGCGGCGGTTGAGATTCTGTTGGAAATGGTCGATACCCAGGCCAAGGGCATCATCCACAACGCCGAGTCCCGCAAGTTTGTGGGCCCGTTGGCGCTCACGGTGTTCATGTGGGTGTTCCTGATGAATTCCATGGACTTTTTGCCGGTGGATCTGATTCCCCTGATCTGGGAAATGATTTACGGCGCAGCTGGCCATGATCCGCACCATGCCTACATGCGTGTGGTGCCTACTGCTGACTTGTCTACTACGCTGGCGATGTCTACCTCGGTGTTGCTGGTTTGTCTGTACTACAACATCAAGATCAAGGGGGCTGGTGGCTGGGCGCATGAGTTGGTGACCGCCCCGTTTGGTACCAGCAAGAATCCTTTGTATGCCATTCCGCTGGGTGTGTTGAATCTGGCGATGCAACTGATCGAATTCACTGCCAAGACCGTGTCGCATGGCATGCGGTTGTTTGGCAATATGTATGCGGGCGAGCTGGTGTTCATGCTGATTGCGCTGATGGGTGCGGTTGGTTTTGGCTCGGCCACAGGTATTGTTCTCTGGTTCGGTCATGTGCTGGCAGGCACCGGTTGGGCAATATTCCACATTTTGATCGTGGCGCTGCAAGCGTTCATTTTCATGATGTTGACTTTGGTGTATGTGGGCCAAGCGCACGACCATCACTAA
- the atpE gene encoding F0F1 ATP synthase subunit C, whose translation MENVLGFVALAAGLIIGLGAIGACIGIGIMGSKYLEAAARQPELMNELQTKMFLLAGLIDAAFLIGVGIAMMFAFANPFVLK comes from the coding sequence ATGGAAAACGTTCTCGGTTTTGTGGCACTGGCCGCTGGTTTGATCATTGGTCTGGGTGCTATCGGCGCTTGTATCGGTATTGGCATCATGGGTAGCAAATACCTCGAAGCCGCCGCACGCCAACCCGAGCTGATGAACGAACTGCAAACCAAAATGTTCTTGCTGGCTGGTCTGATCGACGCCGCGTTCCTGATTGGTGTGGGTATTGCCATGATGTTTGCCTTCGCCAACCCGTTTGTGCTGAAGTAA
- a CDS encoding YbeD family protein produces MTQAAEPTPPDAQQASLITYPSQFPIKVMGIKTDGLVAAITHIAHSFDPAFDASTIELRPSKGDKYLGVTITVTATSREQLDELYRTLSTHPMVKVVL; encoded by the coding sequence ATGACCCAAGCCGCAGAACCCACCCCACCCGACGCACAACAAGCCTCACTGATCACCTACCCCAGCCAGTTCCCGATCAAGGTGATGGGTATCAAGACCGACGGCCTGGTGGCCGCCATCACCCACATTGCCCATTCCTTTGACCCGGCCTTCGATGCCAGCACCATCGAGCTGCGCCCCAGCAAGGGTGACAAGTACTTGGGTGTCACCATCACCGTCACCGCTACCAGCCGCGAGCAGCTCGACGAGCTGTACCGCACACTCTCCACCCACCCGATGGTCAAGGTGGTGCTTTGA
- the atpD gene encoding F0F1 ATP synthase subunit beta, with translation MAQETTNTNAVVQGKIVQCIGAVVDVEFPRAHMPNIYDALKLEGSALTLEVQQQLGDGIVRTIALGSSDGLRRGLMVSNTGKSIQVPVGSATLGRIMDVLGNPIDERGPVNADLHMSIHRKAPVYDELSPSQELLETGIKVIDLVCPFAKGGKVGLFGGAGVGKTVNMMELINNIAKAHSGLSVFAGVGERTREGNDFYHEMADSGVVNLEKLEDSKVSMVYGQMNEPPGNRLRVALTGLTIAESFRDEGRDVLFFVDNIYRYTLAGTEVSALLGRMPSAVGYQPTLAEEMGRLQERITSTKVGSITSIQAVYVPADDLTDPSPATTFAHLDSTVVLSRDIASLGIYPAVDPLDSTSRQLDPNVVGLDHYETARAVQGTLQRYKELRDIIAILGMDELAPEDKLTVARARKIQRFLSQPFHVAEVFTGSPGKYVSLAETIRGFKMIVAGECDHLPEQAFYMVGTIDEAFEKAKKI, from the coding sequence ATGGCTCAAGAAACTACCAACACGAACGCAGTTGTGCAAGGCAAGATCGTTCAGTGCATCGGCGCCGTGGTCGACGTGGAATTTCCACGCGCTCACATGCCCAACATTTATGACGCGCTCAAGCTCGAAGGCTCCGCGCTGACACTTGAAGTGCAACAGCAACTGGGTGACGGCATTGTCCGTACCATTGCGCTGGGCTCTTCTGACGGTTTGCGCCGTGGTCTGATGGTGTCCAACACCGGCAAGTCGATTCAAGTGCCTGTGGGCAGCGCCACTTTGGGCCGCATCATGGACGTGCTGGGTAACCCGATCGATGAACGTGGCCCGGTGAACGCCGACCTGCACATGTCGATCCACCGCAAAGCGCCGGTCTACGACGAACTGAGCCCATCCCAAGAACTGTTGGAAACCGGCATCAAGGTGATTGACCTGGTTTGCCCGTTCGCCAAGGGCGGCAAGGTCGGTCTGTTCGGTGGTGCCGGTGTGGGCAAGACCGTGAACATGATGGAACTCATCAACAACATCGCCAAGGCACACAGTGGTCTGTCGGTGTTTGCCGGTGTGGGTGAACGCACCCGTGAAGGCAATGACTTCTACCACGAGATGGCCGACTCCGGCGTGGTGAACCTCGAGAAGCTCGAAGACTCCAAGGTGTCCATGGTCTACGGCCAGATGAATGAGCCCCCGGGCAACCGTCTGCGCGTGGCTTTGACTGGTCTGACCATCGCCGAGTCCTTCCGTGACGAAGGCCGTGACGTGTTGTTCTTTGTGGACAACATCTACCGCTACACACTGGCCGGTACCGAAGTGTCCGCGCTCTTGGGGCGTATGCCTTCCGCTGTGGGTTACCAGCCGACACTGGCCGAAGAAATGGGCCGTTTGCAAGAGCGGATCACCTCGACCAAGGTGGGTTCCATCACGTCCATTCAAGCCGTCTACGTGCCTGCGGATGACTTGACCGACCCGTCGCCAGCCACTACCTTTGCCCACTTGGATTCCACCGTGGTGCTGAGCCGTGACATCGCGTCGCTCGGTATTTACCCCGCTGTGGACCCGCTGGACTCCACCAGCCGCCAGCTCGACCCGAACGTGGTGGGCCTGGACCACTACGAAACCGCCCGTGCGGTGCAAGGGACGCTGCAGCGTTACAAAGAGTTGCGCGACATCATCGCCATCTTGGGCATGGACGAATTGGCGCCTGAAGACAAGCTGACGGTGGCCCGTGCCCGCAAGATCCAGCGTTTCCTGTCCCAACCGTTCCACGTGGCTGAAGTGTTTACCGGTTCACCCGGCAAATACGTGTCGCTGGCGGAAACCATCCGTGGCTTCAAGATGATTGTGGCTGGCGAGTGTGACCACCTGCCGGAACAGGCGTTCTACATGGTCGGTACCATCGACGAAGCGTTTGAAAAAGCCAAGAAGATCTAA
- the atpA gene encoding F0F1 ATP synthase subunit alpha has translation MQLNPAEISELIKSRIEGLSASADILNQGTVVSVTDGIVRIHGLSDAMQGEMLEFPADADGQPSYGLALNLERDSVGAVVLGAYEHISEGDTVKCTGRILEVPVGPELKGRVVNALGQPIDGKGPINAKMTDVIEKVAPGVIARESVSQPMQTGLKSIDSMVPVGRGQRELIIGDRQTGKTAVAIDAIINQKGQNMTCVYVAIGQKASSVKNVVRSLEQAGAMEYTIVVAATASESAAMQYVAAYSGCTMGEYFRDRGEDALIVYDDLSKQAVAYRQVSLLLRRPPGREAYPGDVFYLHSRLLERAARVNADYVEAFTKGAVKGKTGSLTALPIIETQAGDVSAFVPTNVISITDGQIFLETSLFNAGIRPAINAGISVSRVGGAAQTKLIKNLSGGIRTDLAQYRELAAFAQFASDLDEATRKQLDRGARVTELLKQAQYSPQPISIMGATLFAVNKGFLDDIAVNKVLAFEHGLHAYLKDKHAALLAKLEADRAMDKDAEAELNAAVAAFKKSFA, from the coding sequence ATGCAACTCAATCCCGCAGAAATTTCTGAACTGATCAAGAGCCGTATTGAAGGTCTGTCTGCCAGCGCAGATATTCTCAATCAAGGTACGGTGGTGTCCGTGACCGACGGTATCGTCCGTATTCACGGTCTCTCGGATGCCATGCAAGGCGAAATGCTGGAATTCCCGGCCGACGCTGATGGTCAGCCCAGTTATGGCCTGGCGCTGAATCTGGAGCGTGACTCGGTGGGTGCCGTGGTGTTGGGTGCTTACGAGCACATTTCCGAAGGCGACACCGTCAAATGCACGGGCCGTATTCTGGAAGTGCCGGTGGGTCCCGAACTCAAAGGCCGTGTGGTGAATGCTTTGGGCCAGCCGATCGACGGCAAGGGTCCGATCAACGCCAAGATGACCGACGTGATTGAAAAAGTGGCTCCGGGCGTGATTGCCCGTGAATCCGTCAGCCAACCCATGCAGACCGGCCTGAAGTCGATTGACTCCATGGTGCCTGTGGGTCGTGGTCAGCGTGAGTTGATCATTGGTGACCGTCAGACCGGCAAAACCGCCGTGGCGATTGACGCGATCATCAACCAGAAGGGTCAGAACATGACCTGCGTTTATGTCGCGATTGGCCAAAAGGCCTCCAGCGTCAAGAACGTGGTGCGCTCGCTGGAACAAGCTGGCGCCATGGAGTACACCATTGTGGTGGCCGCAACCGCTTCCGAGTCTGCTGCCATGCAGTATGTGGCCGCTTACTCCGGTTGCACCATGGGTGAATACTTCCGTGACCGTGGTGAAGATGCGCTGATCGTTTATGACGATCTGTCCAAACAAGCGGTGGCTTACCGTCAGGTGTCCTTGCTGTTGCGCCGCCCACCAGGCCGTGAAGCTTATCCTGGCGACGTGTTTTACCTCCACAGCCGTCTGCTCGAGCGCGCCGCTCGTGTGAATGCCGACTACGTCGAAGCCTTCACCAAGGGCGCCGTTAAGGGCAAAACCGGTTCTTTGACTGCCTTGCCCATCATTGAAACCCAGGCAGGTGACGTGTCCGCCTTTGTGCCTACCAACGTGATTTCGATCACCGACGGCCAGATCTTCCTGGAAACGTCTTTGTTCAACGCTGGTATCCGTCCTGCGATCAACGCCGGTATTTCGGTGTCCCGCGTGGGTGGTGCTGCACAAACCAAGCTGATCAAGAACTTGTCCGGTGGTATCCGTACCGACTTGGCTCAGTACCGCGAACTGGCTGCGTTTGCCCAGTTTGCCTCTGACCTGGACGAAGCCACCCGCAAGCAGCTGGACCGTGGTGCCCGCGTGACCGAGTTGCTCAAGCAGGCTCAGTACAGCCCGCAGCCCATTTCCATCATGGGTGCCACGTTGTTTGCGGTCAACAAGGGTTTCCTGGATGACATCGCGGTGAACAAGGTGTTGGCGTTCGAACATGGCTTGCATGCTTATCTGAAAGACAAACATGCTGCACTGCTGGCCAAGCTGGAAGCAGACCGCGCCATGGACAAGGATGCTGAGGCTGAACTCAACGCTGCCGTTGCTGCTTTCAAGAAGTCGTTTGCCTGA